DNA sequence from the Thermodesulfobacteriota bacterium genome:
CCATCCGCAGGCCGCCGATGAGGTCCGGGATCACCACCTCCGCCCCCACCAGCTCGAGCTTGCTGGCAAACTCCCCGCTGCCGCACCGGGACAGAACCCGGATGGCGGGGTTGAGCTGCCGGCAGGTCACCACCACGCACAGCTCGTCCTTGTCGTCACCCAGGGTGGACAAGACGCCCACCGCCCGCTCCACCCCCGCCTCCTGCAGCACCGCGGCGTGGGTCGCATCCCCCACCACCGCCGGAAAGGCGCCCAGCTCCTCTTGCAGCTCCCTGATCCGCTCCTCGCTGCCGTCGATGGCCACGAAGGGCCGCCCGGTCCGGACCAGCTCCCGCACCGCGTAGAAGCCCACCCGGCCCAGGCCGCAGACGATGAAATGGTCCCGTAGCCGGGCGATCTCTTTGGCCATCCGCTTCCTCCAGTAGACGTTCTTGAGCTCCCCCTCCACCAGAAAGGCGGTGAGGGTGGAGACGAAGTAGGCGGCAAGCCCCAGGCCGCTGCCCAGGATGAACATGGTGAAGAGCCGGGCGCCCGGCACCGCGGCCACGTCGATCACCTCGCCGAAGCCGACGGTGGTGAGCGTGATCACCGTCATGTACAGGCAGTCGGCCAGGGGCCAGGGCGGGTCAAGGCCGGCCAGGATGGCCAGACCATGGTAGCCGAAGGTGCCGGCTGCGGTGACGGCCACCAGCAGCAGGCCAGCAGGCAGGATCTTCTTGCGAAAGATGGAGGGCATCCGGGTCCCGCAGGCCTGGAGGCGGGCTTACGGTGCGGCCCCCCGGCGGGCAGCCGCCACCACCCCGGGCAGCACCGCCAGGAAACGGTCCAGCTCCTCCCGGGTGCTGCCGTGGCCGAAGCTGAGCCGCAGGCTGCCGTGGCGGTAGGACTCCGGCACGGCCATGGCGGCCAGGACCGGGGAGGGATCGAGGTCCCCGGAAAGGCAGGCCGCCTGGGCCGAGACCGCAAAGCCCCGCTCGTCCAGCTCCTGGACCATCACCACCCCGGAGGCGTGCTCGAAGCCCAGGTTGCTGGTATTGGCCAGCCGCGGCTGGCCGGCGCCGTTGACCCGCACGCCGGGAATGGCCGCCAGGACCGCGGTCTCCAGGGCATCCCGCAGGGCCGCCAGCCGGGGCCGGAAGCCGGCCAGCCGCGCCCTTGCCAGCTCCGCGGCCCGGCCGAAGCCCACCAGGCCGGGGACGTTCTCGGTGCCGGCCCGCCGGCCTTCCTCCTGGCCACCGCCGCGGACAAGGGGCGCGTACGGCGCCCCCCGCCGCACAAAGAGCGCCCCCACCCCCTTGGGTCCGCCCAGCTTGTGGGCGGCCAGGGACAGGTAGTCCACCGGCCAGGTCCCGAGGTCGATGGCCTCCTTGCCGGCCAGCTGCACGGCATCGGTGTGGAAGAGGATGCCGCGGCTCCGGACCAGGGCGGCCAGCTCGGCCACCGGCCACAGCACCCCGGTCTCGTTCTGGGCCGCCATGAGGGAGACCAGACCGGTGTCCGGCCGCAGGCGGCTGGCCAAAAGGTCGGGGTCGAGGCCGCCGTCGGCGGCCACCGGCAGAAGCTCCACCTCGAAGCCCTGGCGGCGCAGATGCTCCAGGGGCGCCAGCACCGAGCGGTGCTCCACCGCCGAGCTGACGAGATGACGCCGCTCCGGCCGGGACAGGGCCGCGGCCAGGATGGCGGTGTTGTTGGCCTCCGAGCCGCCGCCGGTGAAGACGAGGCGGCTGGGGCGGGCGGCGAGCAGGGCGGCCACCTGCTCCCGGGCGGCTTCCACCGCCGCCCGGGCCTCCTGGCCCAGGCGGTGGGCGCTCGACGGGTTGCCGAAGCGCTCGCCGAGATACGGCAGCATGGCCTCCCGCACTGCCGGATCCACCGGGGTGGTGGCATTGTGGTCCAGATAGACAGGGCGCATGGCGGGCGACCTCAGATGGCGAGCATGCGGTCCAGGGCAAGACGGGCCTTGCCGGCGATGGCGGCCGGCACCGTGATGCGGTTGACCACCCGGCCGGCCGCCAGGTTGTCCAGCACCCACAGGAGGTAGGCCGGCTTGATCCGGTACATCATGGCGCACAGGCACTGGAAGGGGGACAGGGAGTGGATCTCCTTGTCCGGGTGCTCCTGGGCCAGGCGGTGCACCAGGTTGATCTCGGTGCCGATGGCCCAGTGGCTGCCGGCCGGCGACTGGGCCACCGCCTGGACGATCCCCTCGGTGGAGCCGTAGCGGTCCGCCAGGGCCACCACCTCCCGCCGGCACTCCGGATGGACGATGATGTTGATCGCCGGATCCCGTTGCCGCCAGGCCCGGACATGCTCGGCAGTGAACTGCATATGCACCGTGCAGTACCCGTCCCACAAGAGGACCCGGGCCCGGGCCACCGCCTCCGGGCTGTTGCCGCCCAGGGGCTCGCGGCGCCGCCACAGGAGGACCTCGTCCTCGGGGATTCCCAGGGCATG
Encoded proteins:
- a CDS encoding potassium channel protein, whose product is MPSIFRKKILPAGLLLVAVTAAGTFGYHGLAILAGLDPPWPLADCLYMTVITLTTVGFGEVIDVAAVPGARLFTMFILGSGLGLAAYFVSTLTAFLVEGELKNVYWRKRMAKEIARLRDHFIVCGLGRVGFYAVRELVRTGRPFVAIDGSEERIRELQEELGAFPAVVGDATHAAVLQEAGVERAVGVLSTLGDDKDELCVVVTCRQLNPAIRVLSRCGSGEFASKLELVGAEVVIPDLIGGLRMASQMIRPRVVRYLDTMLRDETCVVRIEELTLPAASSLAGRTVGSLDLTAAGNLLLLAVINEGSGHPMYNPPASYVLKPGDTLVFQAEPAAMARFRQAHAGAL
- a CDS encoding aminotransferase class V-fold PLP-dependent enzyme — its product is MRPVYLDHNATTPVDPAVREAMLPYLGERFGNPSSAHRLGQEARAAVEAAREQVAALLAARPSRLVFTGGGSEANNTAILAAALSRPERRHLVSSAVEHRSVLAPLEHLRRQGFEVELLPVAADGGLDPDLLASRLRPDTGLVSLMAAQNETGVLWPVAELAALVRSRGILFHTDAVQLAGKEAIDLGTWPVDYLSLAAHKLGGPKGVGALFVRRGAPYAPLVRGGGQEEGRRAGTENVPGLVGFGRAAELARARLAGFRPRLAALRDALETAVLAAIPGVRVNGAGQPRLANTSNLGFEHASGVVMVQELDERGFAVSAQAACLSGDLDPSPVLAAMAVPESYRHGSLRLSFGHGSTREELDRFLAVLPGVVAAARRGAAP